A window of Glycine soja cultivar W05 chromosome 2, ASM419377v2, whole genome shotgun sequence genomic DNA:
tactgATTTTTTGAGTAAGTCAGAACATAAAACAACAGGTAAAGCACAGAATTAAGAACCTGTTTTTCCCAGTTTGTAAATGCTGTCAGCAAAGCCAGTATTATTGTTTGTAGTGTAGATCCGGTTAATATTCCAATCCAAAGGCCTTTACCATTGAAGTTAAGACCAAAACCAAACAAGAGAGACACAGGGATTCCCACGGCATAATATGCTACAAGATTGGTAATTGCCCCTATCTTCTGCCATCCACTGCCTCTGACAATTCCTGATTCATTGAACACACAACTGAGAGCCACAAACCTAATGTTTATTTGCCACCATATCTACTAGCTTTCACCATAGAGCTGTTGTTATCATTGAGTGAAGTGATTGTCATTCccttttaaaaatgtattttcgaagaagaagaagaagaaatgagtttagcttttttcataagttaaatCAATTTATGCACTTAACTATGATAGAAACTCTCTTTTAATATATCTCTTCAAAAGGTGAGAagtataagttgattttaacttataaaagaaACTCAACctgttttactttttaattttttttatcctataaGTTCTTAATGAGAAGTTCATTCAAATAGGGCATTTATAACgttcaatgtggaaagcttacCACACAAAACTCCTAGAAAGCCATCCACCATGAAAGAGAGACAAAGCACAGGAACTATCTTTGCAACATAATGTACAACTTCCATCTCATTGCTAAATGCAAATCCCAACACATGACGGAAGCAAAAGAGAACAGAGCTAAAGACAACTGCATCCGTGAATGCTAGAACAATTACAGCAAAAACAGCCTCTCGCGCTGCCTGTGGTCTTCGTGCCCCTAATTCATTCGAAACCCGGGTACTACAAAATTATAGAAGTATGCTTTGTAATGTGGTTGATTTTTTCACGGGTAAAACAACTAAAGTATAAACTTTAGGCtcaccaataaaaatattttttcttttaattttataaagcaaaaatgtcacatttattaaaaaaatgaaatatatgttGATAAAAACgtctaatatataattttatcattaaaatatttctcttaaaatttattttaaatctaaCTTATGGTTGGTTGTTGGACCGATACCTGGTGAGATAAGAAACACAAAAGTAAGATACATAACATGAGGAGTATTTAGTGAGAACATGAAAAACTTTAATCCTGACCATATAATATTATATGCTTGGTTAAGATTGTTTTTCTTAAATCTAATCTGGACCATCCAATACAGCGATATGATCAAAATTAACTCCTCATACGACAACATAAGCCCCACATAATACATCAATGTGTGTATATAGAGCTTACCTTACTGCAGCACCGGTTCCATATGGAATGAAATAGTGCAAGGTGCAAATGTTAAGGCTGCTCAAGGAAAACATAAGCCAGATGAATCCCTGAGTTATCAGGTAatgaacttttaaatatttacataacTGGATCACGGAGAAACACACCAGATTGATAGAACGGAAGTTTCAAGTTTGGGATTTGGTAAAAGTCCAGCAAGTATTACTACCAGCTCAAATGACCACCACTCAAAACTGTATGTATCCATTAAGATAGAAAAATGttacaaacaaaaagtaaagagaaGCAGCATTGAGTCACTGACCTCCCCAATCATACAAGAAATTATTACATGGGTTGGACTTTGGAACCACCACATGTTCATGGCCTCGACAATCTTTACATGATATATAATCAAGATTTTCAATTAACAAAAAAGAGTTAATAAAACTCGGTTGCATGTCATATGGTGGTCTTGGACCATGGTAGTCCTAAaccatgtaataatttctctAATCATACAGGTGTAAAACTAGAAACTTACCAAATCATAAGTGCAGATGGGATGGCTAAGAAGAAGAACTCCTTGATGCTTCTTAAAGCATTGCTACCTAAGGCTATCTTAGTTTTCTGACATGATGGATAATACTTTGTGTAAATTAAAAGTAACATGACACTGAGCCAATATGAAATTCCAATGGATATTGCTGCTCCATTTTGTCCAAGTCCCAGTCCAAACACTAGTACCCAACAAATAGGTATGTGCAAAACTAAAACAACAACTGAGGTTACCAACATTGGAAAGATCAAGCTCTGAGTCTGAAAATAACGAACCAAAGCTTGAAGAACAGCATAACCAAAGAGTGCAGGAATGAGCCAAATGCAGTAGTTTCCTGCTATTAGTGAAATAGCATGGTCTTGCCCCAAAAGAATAAGCAGTTTATCCATGAAAATCCATATGATAGATATTGGGACACTACTTAAAATGAGAGAGAGTATTGCACAGAAGACATAGTTTCCAAGCTTATGAAATTGCTCTGCTCCAAATGATTGGCCACATTGAGTTTCCAAAGCACCAGCCATTCCCATCTGCATTACATTTCATGTTCAATCAACTAATACCAAGGCAGTATTGGAGATGGTCTAACTTGTCTAAGCATCCCAGTTCATACCAAATACCACAAATCGTAAGCAAACAAACACACTCAAGTTCCAATATGTGTGATTGCAGTATTGCATTGACAGCTAGAAAATATGTCGGATCAAGATATAAGCTATACAGCtagtaaaaaaacatataactatttcaaagtaataaatttataattttaataaaagaaagtatttcgtcaaaaaaaattataaatatataaaattacgcACGAGGCTGATGTTAATTTATTCTTTCAGCATATATATAGATCACAGAGTCCGagcaaaaaaataatctttatccATCACATGAATTAGTGGAAACTAGTGAGTTTTGACTGCTTGTCTACTTTGATTTAAGAATATTATTCGGCAGATAGTCAAACACTAATCCttcaaattacataaatttatttaagagaCCGAGTTTTCTCAACTACTTAGATGATAATTTAAGACTACGTAGATGATGTTTCATAAGTGAGCTTGGCTTATACTATTTTtaggtaaatattttattaagtatttgtaaaaaaaaattctttcatgaactaaaaaaaatcggTTTATACCTTCAGTTTTTAGAaaagttaaaggaaaaaatttctataaacattaaataatataaaaattaattttagcctataaaaaatgtaatttattttcttttcttagtcTATTtatttgaatcatgaaaaaaacataattaaaaaaaatattttttttacagagaTTAGTTATAGTAAATCTGTTGATATCCTGTACCAAAAAAATGGCTAAAAGTTGATTTgctaaaagagaaggaaaatgcaTTTGAATGGTCTGTAAGTTGTATGTGAAAATAAGAAGGGAAAGGAGGGAACATACAAGTATGCTAAAGCCAGTGACATCAGCAAAGGAAGTAGCCAATGCAACCCCTGCAAGGGAGAGTTCACCAAGATGACCAGCCATCATCAATGACACCACTTGCAGCAAAAACTGTGACACTGAGACCACCACCATTGGTGCTGCCATCAAACTCACATTCTTCAACTCTTGGACAAAGCCACTACTACTCTTTGAGTTTGTTAAGGTCACCCTCTTGTTTTCTTTTGGCAACAATGTCtcctccatttctttctttctttctttcggAGTTCCCACGTGTGTCTGTGGTTAAAGCCAAATCAAGGATATACGAGAAGGTGAAGAAAGGTGGTAAGATAACACTAGTGAGACTGATGTTTCGTGTACAACGTGGgcattttctttccattttttttttctctgcacCGATGTGCATTTAAACAAGAGGATTGGTGCAACACAGAACTGACAATGCTCAGATTCGAGGCTATTCATTCCTGTCTATTTATTTATGAGTGTTTTCTGACTCTTTCTCATCtcagaattaaaaaatacacttctttataataatatatcataGAAAAAGGGAATTTACTTtacataatacttttttttataaataattatttttatttatgaatggaTAAAGTATTAATACATTTATTCTCAACaggttaaaattcaaattttaattctgaaaatataaaaagaataacaactatattatcaaattataatttctgTAACGCCAATATTATGTATATTTAGGGACAAATGAGtatttattctaaattttttttccaatctaAGTGTAGATATTTATCTTGTAGTTTAAAATGTTATCCATTGTTTTTTTATGTGATCACTCCAAATATGTCACAAAGATTTGTATTTGTAATAAccaaagctaaaaaaaaaatgcaaaacaataGTTCACCCACCCTCTGTCAAACATAAAACATACGCCCAACGCATTGAATGCCTCATTATAGTTACCATTACTTCCAAGACGACTTCTAGAGTGGAGAAGTGACTTAGTGTTTTGCAACCTGTTATAAtaggtttttgtgttttttaattttttaaccagtcacctattttaaaaaaaaaaatacatatgttGACGAAtataactttaataaaaaattgtattgtgACCTTTATGCCCTCAATGTTAACTCCGAAACAATAGTTTTTGTTGCATTACCTAGAATCTATTATCtaatttttacttattaaaattattttataggcCCTCTATCACGCATGCCTCCATGTTCCATCTCATGCCATCGATCTTTGACGCATGTCATTGTTGGAAGTGATTTCCGAGGCAAcgtctcttccttttttttcctctcttttcctttttccttttgtctttatcttttgCTCTCTCTCACCTTCCTTAAAGAGACTCTAACCTCCCCTCCATGTCAATTCCAAAGTTGCTTCATTGAAAACttacttaattaaaataaactaatattttgggtaaaaacatcaaatgaggacacttttacaaattatttatcaaatatgcgCTCTTTTGCAATTATTTATCTGGGGGTCTGTTATTTTATTACAAAGCGCCCCCCTGACAGACGTCTCCGCTGTGCACGCAATACATGGCGCTGGCACGGCACACGAGAGAGCAGCAGGTAGTGCCCCTGACGTGGGCGCGTCTGCTAGCACCCTGGGATTGGACGCGACTGGTGGCGCCCCTGCTGCAGGCGCAACCCTAGGCGCCTAGGGACCAGGCGCGTCCCTCTCCCCCACCCCCTCCAGCCCATTAAAGGGCGGTCCCCCCCACCCCCACCCCACTCTCTCCTGGTCCCCCCCTTCACCCCACTCCCTCCTTCTCCCCCAAGCTCcctttgtatgttttttttgcAGGTAGTCATCTTGTGTACAAGAAAATTGTATTAACTCACAACACaacaagtttattttctttatctttatatatttttgctattagtttaatttgtttattattttagttatttttttttaattatataacaaattgtttatttttgttacggttgtttaatttttagaatataaatttaattaagattcaTAATAATATTACTGTAATATTGTTATTAGacgtatttaaaaaagaaagatatatatatatatatatatatatatatatatatatatatatatatatatatatatatatacacacacacacatatatatatatatatatattctgaaaTTGGTGAAATtgaggaaaaaatatatattttttttgaaagttgagaaaaaaaattcctcaatgtgaagaaattattttttattatatatatatatatatatatatatatatatatatatatatatatatatatgtttattgaaattgctgaaattgacaaaaaaaatatgtatattttttgaaagttgagaaaaaaaattcctcaacgtgaagaaattatttattattattattattatatatatatatataaatatatatgtttattgaaattactgaaattgacaaaaaatatatatatattttctgaaaatgaagaaaaaaaattcctcaatgtgaagaaattattttttattatatatatatatatatatatatatatatatatatatgtttattgaaattgttgaaattgacaaaaaatatatatatattttctgaaaatgaagaaaaaaaattcctcaatgtgtagaaattattttttattatatatatatatatatatatatatatatatatatatatatatatatatatgtgtgtgtgtgtgtgtgtgtgtgtgtgtgtgtgtgtgtgtgtgtgtgtgtgtgtgtgtgtgtgtgtgtgtgtgtgtgtgtgtgtgtgtgtgtgtgtgtgtgtgtgtgtgtgtgtgtgtgtgtgtgtgtgtgtgtgtgtgtgtgtgtgtgtgtgtgtgtgtgtgtgtgtgtgtgtgtgtgtgtgtttttttgaaattgctgaaatggagaaaaaatatatatatattttctgaaaattaagtaaaaaaattcctcaatgtgaagaaaatttaaattacgtgtttgtttctaaaatttaaattacgtgttcgtttctaaaatttaaattacgcGTACGTActtgactttatttattatttatgatatgtgtgactattaatttttttttctttctatacagGAGTTTTAATATGGCTAGTTCGTCATCTTCTCATCATTATGACGTGACATCTGGACCATTAGAAGATGATTTATTGTGGAtgcaaaaaaatcatatatcccAACATATTTGGAATGGTGCTAATGATAGGACGTTAAAAATCTAACGAGCCACACCACTGTACAATCATAGAGAAGCACCGCCCGAAGAAATTATTCCTTTATTACAAATTTCGGGTTTGTACCCGATAATGAAATTGGCGCAGTTGAAAGTGAATGGAGCATTGGTTAATGCTTTTATTGAAAGGTGGAGGCCAGAAACGCATACATTTCATTTGAAGTATGGGGAGGCAACTATTACACTTCAAGATGTTTCTGTGCTACTTGGTATTCCTGTGGATGGAAGACCTTTAATTGGAAATACAAATATTGACTGGTTTGAGTTGTTTCATGAATTATTGGGTGTCATGCCTGACGATGCTGCAATTGATGGGAACTCAATTAAATTGAGTTGGTTGTCTTCTCATTTTGCAAATATTCATGATTTTACAGGTAACCAAGAAGGCCTTGAAAGATTTGTTCGTGCTTGGATCTTACGATTCATAGGAGGGGTAATGTTTGTTGACAAAAGTAGCAAACGGGTGCATTTGAAATATTTGCAGTTTCTGAGAGACCTTAGAGAATGCAGCAGTTATGCATGGGGAGTTGCTGTTTTGGGTAACCtttatagagagatgtgcatcACAACAGACTATAATACTAAATCAATAGGCAGTTTCACTCTCTTTCAATTATGGGCATGCGAACGATGCCCAACGTTAGCCCCCTCAGTtattcctccacaacaacaaaacgCGCCACTTGGTTACAGGTATACTTTCCTTTACTATTTTGAAttcattattaataaacatgttTGGTTGATGTTAATCATTATTCtatgtaacattttattttgttatttaattttttgtgaagATGGTTGGGAGGTGAATTACATCACATAGGCAATGACAATTTAATTGAGTTTCGTCGTAAATTAGATGTCATGAAACGCGACGAGGTAAcaattttgatgtttgtttattaaatgatgttgtatttcttaattaatttattaaatttaacttttatatgcAGTTTGTATGGGTTCCTTATGCTGGACATGTGGAAATGAATTTGAGTCaagtttgtttttttgggtTTGTATTATGGACATGTATCATACcacttatttgttttcaaaaagtggAATGGCACCAGCCGGATAGAGTCATGAGACAATTTAgaatgcaacaacctattccgAGACCAGTAATGCAACCCAACAACATACATGACTTGACATTAAAgggaaaggaaggaaaaaattgGATGCGACTAATGCAACGCGCGCTTAATGAATGGAATAGTCGCTATGAAAGGAGAGTAGAGCAAACGCCGCCACAAACAGGGACCCTTAGTCTGAACTCTGAATATATGAGGTGGTACAGGCGTAAAACAAAAGTTTATGTTGACCCAAAACATGCAAGAAGAGGACTATTGGTATACATtgtccattataattttgaaaagaatgttgcgcttattgaagattattttaataactattcatttattttctatgCAGGGTCAAATCGCTGAAACACTACATTTTATGGTGTCGCTGGTTGAGAGAAGGGTTTGTACTTTTGACAATTTACTGCCATGTATCGAGAAGATCACTCTTTTGTCTGAGGAAGAGGATAGGATACTTGGCACATGAAGATGCTCCCCCTTCTTAGCCACAATTTGAACATCAACAGTTTAATATACTACAGCAAAGTGTGGAGACTCGAGGCTTAGCGCGACATCAGGAAACTGTTGATGCAGCAACGTATAGTTTGCCTCCGATGCCAGAACGAcaacatggaatgtattacacaccGCCGGCATTCACCCAAGAACCATCTCAGATGTCGCCGATGTATTCAtactcacatgattttcaaccAGGGTATAGTTTTGCAGGCATATTTGGGTCCTCTCCTCCTTCAACGGGAACTCCTTCATTTACCCAAAGTGGTCAAGTATCGACCCCAAATGCCCCACTTGCTGGTCCATGGAATGTACCTGGAGATATACCCGACATGGACGACTTATTAGGGGTCGATTTACGTCATGATTTCTCTGCCGAGGCTGACCAAGTGGATGAAAGGGCTAATCGTAGAAGAAGAAATCCTAATAGGGTAGCTAGAAATTGGGACCGGCCATGTGGGACTTCGTCGCGGCATCACAGACATAGTGATGATTGATTAATAATGAGTTTACATTTTTTCCGCATGGTTTAACATTTTCATGtactttgtattatttttttccatgtgTTTCATATTGTCATGTactttgtatgattttttttcatgttaatttatattattgtcaCTTCAACATTTCAATATTATTGTGcaatgcttttaaaataaataaaaataaataaccataATGTTAATGACACATAAACCAAAAGTGATCTCTAACgtaatttaatgacaaaatcaaaaagcattttaaaacattttaggatttcaaaatgtattttagGTGAAAAcgtattttattgaaaatttacttatatatacttcaaaaagagataataataaaatataaaaaaataacaaataatactaataataaaaatgaaaaaaattttaatttttgataaacaaataataaacaaattaaaaaatatacaatttagagtgtataaaaaataatcttattgaaATTTTGGGGTGGAGGATgtgggaatataaaaaaataacaaataatactaataataaaaataaaaaaaaatttaattttttataaaaaaattaaaaaatatacaatttagagtgtataaaaataatcttattgaaATTTTGGGGTGGGGGGTgtgggaatataaaaaaataacaaataatactaataacaaaaatgaaacaaaatttaaatttttgataaacaaattaaaaaatatacaattttggGGTGGGGGGTGTGGGAAGAGGCTGGGGGTGTGAGAAGAAGAGAATGGGGGTGTGACAAGAAGAGACTGGGGGGTATGGGAAGAGGCTGGGGGGTGTGGGGGGCAGGCACCTGGCTGCCCTGCGCTAGCTGTAGCGCCTGCAGCAGTGGCGCCAGACCCCTGGGCGTTACCAGACGCGCCCGCGTCAGGGGCGCTACCTGCTGTGCCACGTGTCGCGTGCACAGCGGAGGCGCCTGTCTGGGGGcgctttgtaataaaaaaaatagacccTCCAGGTAAATAATTGCAAAAGAGCCCATATttggtaaataatttgtaaaagtgCCCCCATTTGGTGTTTTTGCCAATATTTTGTAACAACTTTTTAGTCATGATTATTAGTGAACTACCGTAATGGTTGAAAGGGTATTGCTATAACGAAATATTGAAATTGACATTAGAAAAGACCTCTGATTCCTTCTCCCACTTTGGGACACCTTTGAAATCAATTATGTGAACAACAAACCCAAACCCAAACCCATAGTTCTCAATCCCACACAAATTATTTTGGTTAATTGTCTTAAACCAGCGAGAGAACTTATGTTTTTGTTGTCTCATATGATGTGCCACCATTGGAGGTGGTGGATCAAGGGAAGGAGAAGGTGAAACGGTTGTCAATTCGTGGAAGCCGAGGTGTAACAAGGTCAAAGTTGTTGTCGCAACTTCAATCGAAACAGGAACACCCCAACACCATG
This region includes:
- the LOC114384946 gene encoding protein DETOXIFICATION 3-like, with the translated sequence MEETLLPKENKRVTLTNSKSSSGFVQELKNVSLMAAPMVVVSVSQFLLQVVSLMMAGHLGELSLAGVALATSFADVTGFSILMGMAGALETQCGQSFGAEQFHKLGNYVFCAILSLILSSVPISIIWIFMDKLLILLGQDHAISLIAGNYCIWLIPALFGYAVLQALVRYFQTQSLIFPMLVTSVVVLVLHIPICWVLVFGLGLGQNGAAISIGISYWLSVMLLLIYTKYYPSCQKTKIALGSNALRSIKEFFFLAIPSALMICFEWWSFELVVILAGLLPNPKLETSVLSICLNICTLHYFIPYGTGAAVSTRVSNELGARRPQAAREAVFAVIVLAFTDAVVFSSVLFCFRHVLGFAFSNEMEVVHYVAKIVPVLCLSFMVDGFLGVLCGIVRGSGWQKIGAITNLVAYYAVGIPVSLLFGFGLNFNGKGLWIGILTGSTLQTIILALLTAFTNWEKQASLAIERLSEPDETVF